In Arthrobacter sp. MN05-02, one genomic interval encodes:
- a CDS encoding CoA transferase, translating into MSDAPQERTGSERGQRGGPLSGRLVVDLSRALAGPHAGMMLGDLGARVIKVETPGTGDDTRGWGPPFVGPEDDRQATYFLSCNRNKESIALDLKSDDGRAVLTELLRRADVVVENFRPGVLDRLGFSTDAMHELNPGLVILSITGFGHDGPEARRSGYDQIVQGEAGLMSVTGPDPDNPQRVGVPIADLLSGMYGAYGAVAALLERERTGRGQVVRTSLLAAIIGVHAFQGTRTTVAGEVPRAQGNHHPSIAPYGLFNCRGGKVQISVGSEKLWATFAAAFGLDAGRAEFATNADRVRNRDVLIGVIEDAFSAHEAEPLLAKLNDAGIPAGKVRTLDEVYAWEQVHSQGLLLTVQHPVLGDIALPGPPLRFFDGAAETTLTSHTAPPLLDGDGDAIRAWLSGSVPGGAGA; encoded by the coding sequence ATGAGCGACGCACCACAGGAACGAACCGGGAGCGAGCGCGGGCAGCGCGGCGGCCCACTGTCCGGGCGCCTCGTCGTCGACCTCAGCCGGGCGCTCGCCGGTCCGCACGCCGGCATGATGCTCGGTGACCTCGGCGCCCGCGTGATCAAGGTCGAGACACCGGGTACCGGGGACGACACCCGCGGATGGGGTCCGCCCTTCGTCGGCCCGGAGGACGACCGCCAGGCCACCTACTTCCTGTCCTGCAACCGGAACAAGGAGTCCATCGCCCTGGACCTCAAGAGCGACGACGGCAGGGCGGTGCTCACGGAACTGCTGCGCCGAGCCGACGTCGTGGTCGAGAACTTCCGGCCCGGAGTGCTCGACCGGCTCGGGTTCTCCACGGATGCCATGCACGAGCTGAACCCCGGCCTGGTCATCCTCTCCATCACCGGGTTCGGGCACGACGGCCCGGAGGCCAGGCGCAGCGGTTACGACCAGATCGTCCAGGGCGAGGCCGGCCTGATGTCCGTCACCGGGCCCGATCCCGACAATCCCCAGCGCGTGGGCGTGCCCATCGCCGACCTGCTGTCCGGCATGTACGGGGCCTACGGTGCCGTCGCGGCCCTGCTCGAACGGGAGCGGACGGGCCGGGGTCAGGTGGTGCGCACGTCGCTGCTCGCCGCGATCATCGGCGTCCATGCCTTCCAGGGCACGCGCACCACGGTGGCCGGCGAGGTGCCGCGCGCCCAGGGCAACCACCACCCCTCGATCGCCCCGTACGGCCTGTTCAACTGCCGCGGGGGGAAGGTCCAGATCAGCGTGGGCAGCGAGAAGCTGTGGGCCACCTTCGCCGCCGCCTTCGGACTCGACGCGGGCCGCGCCGAGTTCGCGACCAACGCGGACCGCGTGCGGAACCGCGACGTGCTGATCGGCGTCATCGAGGACGCCTTCTCGGCTCACGAGGCGGAACCCCTGCTGGCGAAGCTCAACGACGCCGGTATCCCGGCGGGCAAGGTCCGCACCCTCGACGAGGTCTACGCCTGGGAGCAGGTGCACTCGCAGGGGCTGCTCCTCACCGTCCAGCACCCCGTCCTCGGCGACATCGCCCTGCCCGGGCCGCCCCTGCGGTTCTTCGACGGCGCCGCCGAGACCACCCTCACCAGCCACACGGCGCCGCCCCTGCTCGACGGCGACGGGGACGCCATCCGCGCCTGGCTCTCCGGGTCCGTG